A window of the Homo sapiens chromosome 18, GRCh38.p14 Primary Assembly genome harbors these coding sequences:
- the NPC1 gene encoding NPC intracellular cholesterol transporter 1 isoform X5, which produces MTARGLALGLLLLLLCPAQVFSQSCVWYGECGIAYGDKRYNCEYSGPPKPLPKDGYDLVQELCPGFFFGNVSLCCDVRQLQTLKDNLQLPLQFLSRCPSCFYNLLNLFCELTCSPRQSQFLNVTATEDYVDPVTNQTKTNVKELQYYVGQSFANAMYNACRDVEAPSSNDKALGLLCGKDADACNATNWIEYMFNKDNGQAPFTITPVFSDFPVHGMEPMNNATKGCDESVDEVTAPCSCQDCSIVCGPKPQPPPPPAPWTILGLDAMYVIMWITYMAFLLVFFGAFFAVWCYRKRYFVSEYTPIDSNIAFSVNASDKGTAWLLTSTFPSSPVLPGEASCCDPVSAAFEGCLRRLFTRWGSFCVRNPGCVIFFSLVFITACSSGLVFVRVTTNPVDLWSAPSSQARLEKEYFDQHFGPFFRTEQLIIRAPLTDKHIYQPYPSGADVPFGPPLDIQILHQVLDLQIAIENITASYDNETVTLQDICLAPLSPYNTNCTILSVLNYFQNSHSVLDHKKGDDFFVYADYHTHFLYCVRAPASLNDTSLLHDPCLGTFGGPVFPWLVLGGYDDQNYNNATALVITFPVNNYYNDTEKLQRAQAWEKEFINFVKNYKNPNLTISFTAERSIEDELNRESDSDVFTVVISYAIMFLYISLALGHMKSCRRLLVDSKVSLGIAGILIVLSSVACSLGVFSYIGLPLTLIVIEVIPFLVLAVGVDNIFILVQAYQRDERLQGETLDQQLGRVLGEVAPSMFLSSFSETVAFFLGALSVMPAVHTFSLFAGLAVFIDFLLQITCFVSLLGLDIKRQEKNRLDIFCCVRGAEDGTSVQASESCLFRFFKNSYSPLLLKDWMRPIVIAIFVGVLSFSIAVLNKVDIGLDQSLSMPDDSYMVDYFKSISQYLHAGPPVYFVLEEGHDYTSSKGQNMVCGGMGCNNDSLVQQIFNAAQLDNYTRIGFAPSSWIDDYFDWVKPQSSCCRVDNITDQFCNASVVDPACVRCRPLTPEGKQRPQGGDFMRFLPMFLSDNPNPKCGKGGHAAYSSAVNILLGHGTRVGATYFMTYHTVLQTSADFIDALKKARLIASNVTETMGINGSAYRVFPYSVFYVFYEQYLTIIDDTIFNLGVSLGAIFLVTMVLLGCELWSAVIMCATIAMVLVNMFGVMWLWGISLNAVSLVNLVMSCGISVEFCSHITRAFTVSMKGSRVERAEEALAHMGSSVFSGITLTKFGGIVVLAFAKSQIFQIFYFRMYLAMVLLGATHGLIFLPVLLSYIGPFNS; this is translated from the exons GAACTCTGTCCAGGATTCTTCTTTGGCAATGTCAGTCTCTGTTGTGATGTTCGGCAGCTTCAGACACTAAAAGACAACCTGCAGCTGCCTCTACAGTTTCTGTCCAG ATGTCCATCCTGTTTTTATAACCTACTGAACCTGTTTTGTGAGCTGACATGTAGCCCTCGACAGAGTCAGTTTTTGAATGTTACAGCTACTGAAGATTATGTTGATCCTGTTACAAACCAGACGAAAACAAATGTGAAAGAGTTACAATACTACGTCGGACAGAGTTTTGCCAATG CAATGTACAATGCCTGCCGGGATGTGGAGGCCCCCTCAAGTAATGACAAGGCCCTGGGACTCCTGTGTGGGAAGGACGCTGACGCCTGTAATGCCACCAACTGGATTGAATACATGTTCAATAAGGACAATGGACAGGCACCTTTTACCATCACTCCTGTGTTTTCAG ATTTTCCAGTCCATGGGATGGAGCCCATGAACAATGCCACCAAAGGCTGTGACGAGTCTGTGGATGAGGTCACAGCACCATGTAGCTGCCAAGACTGCTCTATTGTCTGTGGCCCCaagccccagcccccacctcctcctgctccctggaCGATCCTTGGCTTGGACGCCATGTATGTCATCATGTGGATCACCTACATGGCgtttttgcttgtgttttttggAGCATTTTTTGCAGTGTGGTGCTACAG AAAACGGTATTTTGTCTCCGAGTACACTCCCATCGATAGCAATATAGCTTTTTCTGTTAATGCAAGTGACAAAG GAACGGCTTGGCTCTTAACCtccaccttcccttcctctcccgtTCTTCCAGGAGAGGCGTCCTGCTGTGACCCTGTCAGCGCAGCATTTGAGGGCTGCTTGAGGCGGCTGTTCACACGCTGGGGGTCTTTCTGCGTCCGAAACCCTGGCTGTGTCATTTTCTTCTCGCTGGTCTTCATTACTGCGTGTTCGTCAGGCCTGGTGTTTGTCCGGGTCACAACCAATCCAGTTGACCTCTGGTCAGCCCCCAGCAGCCAGGCTCGCCTGGAAAAAGAGTACTTTGACCAGCACTTTGGGCCTTTCTTCCGGACGGAGCAGCTCATCATCCGGGCCCCTCTCACTGACAAACACATTTACCAGCCATACCCTTCGGGAGCTGATGTACCCTTTGGACCTCCGCTTGACATACAGATACTGCACCAG GTTCTTGACTTACAAATAGCCATCGAAAACATTACTGCCTCTTATGACAATGAGACTGTGACACTTCAAGACATCTGCTTGGCCCCTCTTTCACCGTATAACACGAACTGCACCATTTTGAGTGTGTTAAATTACTTCCAGAACAGCCATTCCGTGCTGGACCACAAGAAAGGGGACGACTTCTTTGTGTATGCCGATTACCACACGCACTTTCTGTACTGCGTACG GGCTCCTGCCTCTCTGAATGATACAAGTTTGCTCCATGACCCTTGTCTGGGTACGTTTGGTGGACCAGTGTTCCCGTGGCTTGTGTTGGGAGGCTATGATG atcaaaactacaataacGCCACTGCCCTTGTGATTACCTTCCCTGTCAATAATTACTATAATGATACAGAGAAGCTCCAGAGGGCCCAGGCCTGGGAAAAAGA GTTtattaattttgtgaaaaactACAAGAATCCCAATCTGACCATTTCCTTCACTGCTGAACGAAGTATTGAAGATGAACTAAATCGTGAAAGTGACAGTGATGTCTTCACCGTTGTAATTAGCTATGCCATCATGTTTCTATATATTTCCCTAGCCTTGGGGCACATGAAAAGCTGTCGCAGGCTTCTG GTGGATTCGAAGGTCTCACTAGGCATCGCGGGCATCTTGATCGTGCTGAGCTCGGTGGCTTGCTCCTTGGGTGTCTTCAGCTACATTGGGTTGCCCTTGACCCTCATTGTGATTGAAGTCATCCCGTTCCTGGTGCTGGCTGTTGGAGTGGACAACATCTTCATTCTGGTGCAGGCCTACCAG agagatgaaCGTCTTCAAGGGGAAACCCTGGATCAGCAGCTGGGCAGGGTCCTAGGAGAAGTGGCTCCCAGTATGTTCCTGTCATCCTTTTCTGAGACTGTAGCATTTTTCTTAG GAGCATTGTCCGTGATGCCAGCCGTGCACACCTTCTCTCTCTTTGCGGGATTGGCAGTCTTCATTGACTTTCTTCTGCAGATTACCTGTTTCGTGAGTCTCTTGGGGTTAGACATTAAACGTCAAGAG AAAAATCGGCTAGACATCTTTTGCTGTGTCAGAGGTGCTGAAGATGGAACAAGCGTCCAGGCCTCAGAGAGCTGTTTGTTTCGCTTCTTCAAAAACTCCTATTCTCCACTTCTGCTAAAGGACTGGATGAGACCAATTGTG ATAGCAATATTTGTGGGTGTTCTGTCATTCAGCATCGCAGTCCTGAACAAAGTAGATATTGGATTGGATCAGTCTCTTTCGATGCCAGAT gACTCCTACATGGTGGATTATTTCAAATCCATCAGTCAGTACCTGCATGCGGGTCCGCCTGTGTACTTTGTCCTGGAGGAAGGGCACGACTACACTTCTTCCAAGGGGCAGAACATGGTGTGCGGCGGCATGGGCTGCAACAATGATTCCCTGGTGCAGCAGATATTTAACGCGGCGCAGCTGGACAACTA TACCCGAATAGGCTTCGCCCCCTCGTCCTGGATCGACGATTATTTCGACTGGGTGAAGCCACAGTCGTCTTGCTGTCGAGTGGACAATATCACTGACCAGTTCTGCAATGCTTCAG TGGTTGACCCTGCCTGCGTTCGCTGCAGGCCTCTGACTCCGGAAGGCAAACAGAGGCCTCAGGGGGGAGACTTCATGAGATTCCTGCCCATGTTCCTTTCGGATAACCCTAACCCCAAGTGTGGCAAAGG GGGACATGCTGCCTATAGTTCTGCAGTTAACATCCTCCTTGGCCATGGCACCAGGGTCGGAGCCACGTACTTCATGACCTACCACACCGTGCTGCAGACCTCTGCTGACTTTATTGACGCTCTGAAGAAAGCCCGACTTATAGCCAGTAATGTCACCGAAACCATGGGCATTAACGGCAGTGCCTACCGAGTATTTCCTTACAG tGTGTTTTATGTCTTCTACGAACAGTACCTGACCATCATTGACGACACTATCTTCAACCTCGGTGTGTCCCTGGGCGCGATATTTCTGGTGACCATGGTCCTCCTGGGCTGTGAGCTCTGGTCTGCAGTCATCATGTGTGCCACCATCGCCATGGTCTTGGTCAACATGTTTGGAGTTATGTGGCTCTGGGGCATCAGTCTGAACGCTGTATCCTTGGTCAACCTGGTGATG AGCTGTGGCATCTCCGTGGAGTTCTGCAGCCACATAACCAGAGCGTTCACGGTGAGCATGAAAGGCAGCCGCGTGGAGCGCGCGGAAGAGGCACTTGCCCACATGGGCAGCTCC GTGTTCAGTGGAATCACACTTACAAAATTTGGAGGGATTGTGGTGTTGGCTTTTGCCAAATCTCAAATTTTCCAGATATTCTACTTCAGGATGTATTTGGCCATGGTCTTACTGGGAGCCACTCACGGATTAATATTTCTCCCTGTCTTACTCAGTTACATAG